The sequence TCAGCAATCATGAAGTCACGCGCCGCTTCACCCGGGGCCTGAATTTTTGGGCGCACCCCGGCATAACCGGTCTGAAGCGCACTTTCATCAAGGTCGGGATAGTATTTGCGGATGGCTTCGGCAAAGGCGGTCCTACGTTCTTCGGGGACGTCATAGTTTGGTGCATCAACCCATGTCACGTCCGGGCCAAAGCGCGCCTGTCCGCCCATATCAAGGGTCAGGTGAATGCCAAGGCCTGCCTGTTCGGGGGCCGGATAGATCAGGGTGGAAAACGGTGCCTTGCCCGATAGCGTGAAATAACAACCACGCGCATAATGCTGCGGCGGGATAGATGCCTGTGGCAGGCCGGTAAAGTTGCGGCCCAGTGTCTGGCTGTGCAGGCCACCGGCAACGATCAGTTCAGCACAGGTCAGGCTCATTTCTTCGCCGTCGGCATCGGTGGTGCAGACGCTATAAAGCCCGTTTTCGAAACTGACGGCCGTGACCTTGGTGTTGATCGCAAGTGTTGCGCCGTTGTTTTCCGCCTCACCCAGCAGGGTGACCATCAACTGGTGGCTGTCGACAATACCGGTGGACGGGCTTTCTAGGGCGCCGACACAATGAAGGGCTGGTTCGCGTTCAAGGGCTTCTTCGCGGGACAGCCAGACAAGGTCGGTGACACCGTTTTCATATGCCTTGTCCTTGATCCCGGCCAGTGCGGCCATTTGGTCTTCGGCTGTGGCAACAATCAGTTTGCCGGTGCGTTTGTGTTCGATGCCGTTTTCTTCGCAATAACGATACAGCATCTCGCGCCCGGTGACGCAAAGCTCGGCCTTCAGGCTGCCTTTCGGGTAATAAATTCCGGCATGAATGACTTCGCTGTTGCGTGCGCTGGTCTCGGTGCCAATCGCATCATGCTGTTCAATGATCAGGACTTCACGGCCGGTTCGCGCAAGTGAACGGGCACAGGCCAGGCCGACAACGCCGGCCCCGATGACGATGGTTTGGATATCTGCAGTCATGATCACGTGTATCTTGGTTAGGGTGGTGGGGTTAGTTTGCTTGCCGGAAATAGACAGCCTGTCCTTGGTTGTCCTTGCCATTACCGGTGACAACAGCCGGGGATTCGCTGGTGTAAATACCGCGCGCAAAGCTGCTGTCGTTACAATAGACATACCAACTTCCGAACGGAAGCGTATCACTTTGATAGGCACCGCCTTCGTGGCGCCAGATGCCTTCGCAATGACGTTGGTCATCATCAAGGATCATTGTCCCTTCGCCCGATGGCTGATCAAAGCGCAGCGTGCCGGTTCCGCGCACCGATTGCCAGTTGGTGATGATATCAATGCCATCAATCGGCGGCGGGGTGGTTTCGCCTTCAGGCTGCTGAAGCGGGGTTTCATCTGCCGGTGCGACAACAGTGGCGGCAATTGCCGAATTTTCCGCGAGCTCAATATTCAATCGGCCAAAGAAACCGGCGGCGAATTCCTGGGCATCAATCATTGGCAGACCACTGAGTGGCGCACTGCTGCTACTTGTGGCCTGAACCTGTGTCGGGGTGCAGTAATAGCCCAGCAGGCGACTGCCTCGTTGGGCCGGTGTTTGCGGATCCCATTGTCCGACAAAGGAAACGCATTGCGACCCGTTGCGTGTAAAGGGAGACAATGCAATCGGGCCGTATCGGGTTTCCTGCACGAAGCTTGCACCATTCAGGCTGGTGCGGCCGCGAAGCGCGTCAAACATATCAAGCAACTGCTCGGACGCCATGGCGGTGCTAAACCGAAAGCCGGGGGCGGAGGTCGTATAGACCGTTTCAAGGTACAGATCGCTTGCAGCGGCAGGGGATTCGCTTACTGAGCGAGGCGCATACCAGCGGCCAACAAAGACCGTACTGTTATCGCGATACTGACGCAGGAAGCTGTTCTGACCCTCGACGTCCGAGGCAAAGACAACCGGGCTCTGGTCTTGCGGGATTTGTTCGAACCCGCCGGTTTGCTGTGCGACGGCCATCTGTGGTGTTGCCACCAGAAGGCTTGCAAACATGCCGCCGATCAAAGCCGCCCGATACCTCACATTGCGTCCTTTCTATATGTTTTCAGGCGCATTTTTGTATTGCGCTACCCTTATCTTTACCTTTGTGCATCTAGATTGGCTAGGGGGCAGTCAACCGATGCCTGTTAACGTGATCTCTTTTACCTTGATTTTTGGGTGCAAACGGGCTCATTGGGGAGGTTGGCCTTGGGGACAAAGTCAAAAAGCCTGAAGATACGGAGCATTTTATCATGACGGTGCAACAGACCGGCGCGAACGGGGACAGCGCGGGCCAGCAGACGGCAACGGACAAACAACCGCCGTCCAATCGCGCCCATGTAATCGTGATCGGCAATGAAAAGGGCGGGTCAGGCAAATCGACAACGGCGATGCATCTGATCGTTTCGCTGATGAAGATGGGGTTCAAGGTCGGATCGCTTGATATCGATGCCCGTCAGGGGACGCTGACACGTTATGTCGAAAACCGGAACGCCTTTAACGACCGCAAGGGCCTTAAGCTTCCGGTGCCCGATCATCGGCCGATTTATCGCAGTGAGTTACCGGACGCCAACCAAGCCAAGCTGGACGAGCGCGAACGCTTTACGACCGCACTTGGTGAAATGGTGATCGGCTGCAACTTCATCGTCATGGATTGCCCGGGCAGTGACAATTACCTGTCGCGTCTGGCCCATGCCTGTGCCGATACGCTGATTACCCCGATCAATGACAGCTTTATCGACCTTGACATGCTGGCGCGGATTGACCCGGACAGCCTTGATATCAAGGGGCCCAGCATCTATGCCGAGATGGTCTGGGATGCGCGCAAGCGTCGGGCGGCTATTGATGGCGGCACGATTGACTGGATCGTCATGCGCAACCGTCTTTCGCATCTTGATGCGCGTAACAAACGCGACATTGCCGAAATCGTTGACAAGTTGGCCGATCGCATCCGCTTCCGTCAGGCGCCGGGATTTGGCGAACGTGTGATTTACCGCGAACTTTTCCTCAAAGGTCTGACGCTGCTGGATCTGCGTGAAAAGGGTGTCGGTATCCCGATGAGCATGTCGCACATGGCCGCCCGTCAGGAAGTCAGATCGCTTCTGGAAGTGATCGGCTTCAAACCGGCCGACGGCGAGGAGTTGCCGATCTGACTGCATCCGGCCTATATCTTGTTGGATGACAAATTGTTCAACCGGAATATGAAGCAGGCAGGTCTCCTTGACGCGCAAAGACATCATTCCAGAGACATCCGACGCCAATGAAGTGGCAGACTTCCTGGGTAAGGCGCGGCAGATGGCGGTGCATGCACCATCATCCGGGTCGGCACAGGGGCGACTGATTTTTGCCATGGATGCAACCGCCAGCCGCCAGCCAAGCTGGGACAGCGCGGCTGAAATTCAGGCGGAAATGTTTGAGGCGGTCGACGGTGTCGGCGCCCTTGATGTGCAGCTTGTGTTCTTTCGCGGGCTTTCTGAATGCAAATCAAGTGGCTGGTGCCGCAACGCAAAATCATTCCGCGACTATATCACCAAGGTTACTTGTCGCGCCGGACATACACAGATCGAACGGGTTCTGGCACATGTCGAACGCGAAGCGGGTGATAAAAAAATCGATGCCTTGATTTATGTCGGCGACTGTATCGAGGAAAACCCAGATCATCTGGCCCCGATTGCTGGAAAACTGGCGCTTAAGGGGGTAAAGGCATTCATGTTTCAGGAAGGCCATGACCGGGAAGCGGCATTTGCCTTTGGCGAAATTGCGCGGATAACCGGTGGTGCCGTCATGCAGTTTGATGCCAGTGCAGCGGGTAAGCTCCGTGATTTGCTGGGCGCAGTGGCAAGCTATGCGGTTGGCGGGCAGTCCGGACTTTCGATCTATCAAAAGAAAACCGGGTCCGAGGAAGTGCTCAGGCTTGGTCATCAATTGCGAAAGCCGCGTTGATGCAGTGGCTTTTGATCGGAATCGCAGCATTTATCGGGGTTGGCTTCTTTATTCGGTGGATGACAGAGGCCGAGCCCAAAGAAATCCGTAAAATTGTCTTATTTCTGATCATCTTGGTGTTGATCATGCTTGCGGGCTGGTTGTTGCTCACAGGCAAGATTGCCGCGATGGGTGCTGCTTTGGCGGCGACTGTGCCGTTTTTGTTTCGGATGATGAAGCTTGGATTTCTGTGGCCAATCTTTCGCAGGATCTTTGCAGCGTCCCGAAAACGCGCCCAGCCGGGCAGTTTTGGCAACCGCACATCCGGTGCGGGATCAAGTTCGGAAATTCGCACCGAATTTCTGCATATGGTGCTTGATCTTGAAACCGGGCAAATGCGCGGTGGCGTTGTCAGCGGTCCCTTTGCCGGGGCCGATCTTGACAGCTTGGGACTTGACGACCTGCAGTCGCTTTATGTTGACTGTTGCAGTGCAACCGACCAAAGCCGGGCGGTTCTGGAAGCCTATCTTGAACGCCGTCCTGATTGTGCGGGATGGCAAAGCTGGCGCCAGAAAGATCACGGCGAAGACGGAGCACAAAACGGAGGAAGCGACCGCAACCATAACGAGCAAGGCCAAGGTGGCAAAAGGAGTTCAAGTGCGTCAGGCATGACGGCGAAAGAGGCCCGAGAAATCCTGGGTGTGGCGGATAATGCCACCCGTGAGGAAATCAACCGGGCCTATAAAAAGCAGATCAAGGCGGTCCACCCGGATCATGGCGGATCGGACTATCTGGCCTCAAAGATCAATGCCGCGCGAAGCCTTTTGTTACGGCTATGTAAAGATTAGCGTCAATAATACGTGCGCTTGCTTGATCCGTGTTCTCGAATTGTGGCAGAAGCATATATGCGGGCAATTCCAATACGGACTGGCGTGCAGCGGTTGAAAAAGGAAAGTATTGAATGTCAAAAAGAATCAAGAAGGCAGTTTTTCCGGTCGCAGGCATGGGAACCCGTTTTTTGCCCGCCACCAAGGCTATGCCAAAAGAAATGCTGCCGGTCGTTGACAAGCCGCTTATTCAATACGCTGTCGAAGAAGCCATTGCGGCCGGCATCGAAGAATTCATTTTTGTGACCGGTCGCGGCAAAACCGCGATTGAGGACCATTTTGATCGCTCTGCCGAACTGGAGGCGATCCTGACCGAGCGCGGCAAGGAAGAAGCACTGTCCAAAGCGCTTGAAATGATCCCGGAAAACGGTCGTGTGACCTATACCCGTCAGGGCAACCCGCTTGGCCTCGGGCATGCTGTTCTGTGCGCCAAGTCGCTGGTCGGTGACGAGCCGTTTGTCGTGCTGCTGGCCGATGACCTTATCCAGTCAAAAGTCCCGTGCATGAAGCAGATGGTCGACAGTTATGGCCGTACGGGTGGCAACATGGTCGCCGTGATGGATGTCCCGCGCGAGGAAGTTCACCGTTATGGTGTGCTTGAAATCGAAGGCACCAATGGCCGCCTTGTCAGTGCATGCGGCATGGTTGAAAAACCAAAACCCGAAGAAGCACCGTCGACCTTGTCCGCCATCGGGCGTTACATCCTTGATCCCGGCATTTTCGAGGTGCTTGAAAATATTCCGCGCGGCGCTGGTAATGAAATCCAACTGACCGATGCGTTGGCCGCAATGATCGGCAAGGTGCCGTTCTATGGCTATAATTTTGAAGGCCGTCGTTTTGATTGCGGCAACAAGATCGGCTTTTTGAAAGCCACCATGTCATTTGCCCTGGCCCGTGAAGATATGCGCGACGATGTTCGCCAGCTTATTCACGAGTTCGCCGAAGGCGAAGCGGCACAATAACCATTCATGTCAACAATGTCCGACCGGAATAGCGATGTGATCTGTTCCGGTCGGGATTTACTTACCAGGATAAAACCTCCATGCGCGTAGCTATGATCGGGACCGGATATGTTGGACTTGTCTCCGGAGCCTGTTTTTCCGAGTTCGGTACGGACGTTGTTTGTGTCGACAAGGATGTCGAAAAAATTGCCCGTCTCGAAGACGGTATCATGCCAATCTACGAGCCCGGTCTGGATGTTCTGGTCGAAAATAACGTCAAGGCAGGCCGCCTGACCTTTACCACCGACCTCAAGGAAGGGGTCAAGGATGCGGACGCTGTCTTTATTGCTGTGGGCACACCGACCCGACGCGGCGATGGGCATGCTGACCTGAGTTACGTTTATGCCGCGGCCGAAGAAATTGCCGAAGCCATGGACGGTTTTACCGTCATCGTGACCAAATCGACCGTCCCGGTCGGAACCGGTCGTGAGGTCGAACGCATCATTCGTGAAAAGCGCCCGGATGCAGAATTTGCTGTGGTCTCGAACCCGGAATTCCTGCGCGAAGGGTCGGCGATTGGCGATTTCATGCGCCCGGACCGCGTCGTCATAGGCACCAGTGATGAGCGCGCCCGCGAAGTATTGTCGGATCTGTATCGTCCGCTGTATCTGATCGAAACCCCGATTGTCTTCACCACCCGTGAAACGTCGGAAATGATCAAATATGCGGCCAACACTTTCCTGGCCGCCAAGATCACCTTCATCAACGAAATTGCCGATCTTTGTGAAAAGGTCGGTGCGGATGTCCATGATGTCGCGCGCGGCATCGGCCTTGATGGCCGTATTGGCAAGAAGTTCCTGCATCCCGGTCCGGGCTATGGTGGGTCCTGCTTCCCGAAAGATACGATCGCACTCGTGCGCACCGCGCAGGAATATAACAGCCCGCTTCGCATCATCGAGACGGTGGTTGATGTCAACGCCAAGCGTAAAAAGGCGATGGCAGATCGCGTGATCGCGGCATGCGGTGGTTCTGTTGCGGGCAAGACCATCGGTATTCTCGGTCTGGCTTTCAAACCCAATACCGATGACATGCGCGATGCACCAAGCCTTGATATCGTTCCTGCCCTGATCGCGGCAGGGGCGAGTGTCAAGGCCTATGACCCCGAAGCCATGGAAGAGGCCAAGAAGCTTCTCGATGGCATTTCATATTGCGACAACGCTTACGATACGGTCGAAGGCGCCGATGCAATGGTGGTTCTGACCGAGTGGAACGAATTCCGCGGTATGGACCTTGATCGTATCAAGGACGCGCTGAAGCACCCGATCGTCGTTGATCTGCGTAACGTTTACGATCCGAACGAGATGGCTGAGAACGGTTTCAGCTATTCCTGTGTCGGTCGTGCATCTATCGGAGGCAAATCCTAATCATGACGAATTCCGCCGGACACAAGTTTGATAGCTCCGTTTTGCGCGAATATGACGTGCGTGGCGTTGTTGGCGAAACCCTGCATGCGGCAGACGCCAATGCGCTAGGGAAAGCCTTCGGCACCATGGTGCGCAGATCTGGCGGAAAGCGGGTCGCCTTGGGGCGCGATGGTCGTCTGAGCTCGCCAGAACTGGCGGCGGCATTGGCCGAAGGCATTCTGTCGACCGGTTGTGACGTGTTGCGCATTGGTCGCGGGCCGACCCCGATGCTGTATTTCACGGTTTATGATCAAAAAACCGATGCCGGCATCATGGTCACCGGTTCGCATAACCCGTCGAATTATAACGGCTTCAAGATGCTTAATGCTGGCAAGTCGGTGTTTGGTGATGCCATTCAGCAACTGGGCAAAATTGCCGCCAGCGGTGATTTCGAAACCGGGCAGGGTACGGCAAGCGACATCGAAATCGAGGATCGCTTTGTCGAACGCCTTGTCGCCGAACTTGACTGCGATGTTCCCAATCCGATGACGATTGTCTGGGATTGCGGCAATGGTTCTGCCGGTGATGTGGTGCGTAAACTGACGGCCAAACTGCCCGGTACGCATCATCTGTTGTTTGATGACATCGATGGTAATTTCCCCAACCATCATCCCGATCCGACGGTTGAGGCCAACTTGGTTGACCTCAAGGCGGCCGTTGCCAAACACAATGCCGACTGGGGTGTTGCCTTCGACGGCGACGGTGACCGGATTGGCGTGATTGATGGCAAGGGCAACGTCCTTTGGGGCGATCAGCTGCTGCAGATCTATGCCGCAGACGTTTTGCAGCGTCAGCCAGGCGCTGCGATCATTGCCGATGTCAAGGCCAGCCAGACCCTGTTTGA is a genomic window of Thalassospira sp. ER-Se-21-Dark containing:
- a CDS encoding NAD(P)/FAD-dependent oxidoreductase, whose protein sequence is MTADIQTIVIGAGVVGLACARSLARTGREVLIIEQHDAIGTETSARNSEVIHAGIYYPKGSLKAELCVTGREMLYRYCEENGIEHKRTGKLIVATAEDQMAALAGIKDKAYENGVTDLVWLSREEALEREPALHCVGALESPSTGIVDSHQLMVTLLGEAENNGATLAINTKVTAVSFENGLYSVCTTDADGEEMSLTCAELIVAGGLHSQTLGRNFTGLPQASIPPQHYARGCYFTLSGKAPFSTLIYPAPEQAGLGIHLTLDMGGQARFGPDVTWVDAPNYDVPEERRTAFAEAIRKYYPDLDESALQTGYAGVRPKIQAPGEAARDFMIADEKQHGLNGLVMLYGIESPGLTASLAIGSRVTELITQQGAMKAAS
- a CDS encoding VWA domain-containing protein, which codes for MTRKDIIPETSDANEVADFLGKARQMAVHAPSSGSAQGRLIFAMDATASRQPSWDSAAEIQAEMFEAVDGVGALDVQLVFFRGLSECKSSGWCRNAKSFRDYITKVTCRAGHTQIERVLAHVEREAGDKKIDALIYVGDCIEENPDHLAPIAGKLALKGVKAFMFQEGHDREAAFAFGEIARITGGAVMQFDASAAGKLRDLLGAVASYAVGGQSGLSIYQKKTGSEEVLRLGHQLRKPR
- a CDS encoding division plane positioning ATPase MipZ, which produces MTVQQTGANGDSAGQQTATDKQPPSNRAHVIVIGNEKGGSGKSTTAMHLIVSLMKMGFKVGSLDIDARQGTLTRYVENRNAFNDRKGLKLPVPDHRPIYRSELPDANQAKLDERERFTTALGEMVIGCNFIVMDCPGSDNYLSRLAHACADTLITPINDSFIDLDMLARIDPDSLDIKGPSIYAEMVWDARKRRAAIDGGTIDWIVMRNRLSHLDARNKRDIAEIVDKLADRIRFRQAPGFGERVIYRELFLKGLTLLDLREKGVGIPMSMSHMAARQEVRSLLEVIGFKPADGEELPI
- a CDS encoding UDP-glucose/GDP-mannose dehydrogenase family protein, coding for MRVAMIGTGYVGLVSGACFSEFGTDVVCVDKDVEKIARLEDGIMPIYEPGLDVLVENNVKAGRLTFTTDLKEGVKDADAVFIAVGTPTRRGDGHADLSYVYAAAEEIAEAMDGFTVIVTKSTVPVGTGREVERIIREKRPDAEFAVVSNPEFLREGSAIGDFMRPDRVVIGTSDERAREVLSDLYRPLYLIETPIVFTTRETSEMIKYAANTFLAAKITFINEIADLCEKVGADVHDVARGIGLDGRIGKKFLHPGPGYGGSCFPKDTIALVRTAQEYNSPLRIIETVVDVNAKRKKAMADRVIAACGGSVAGKTIGILGLAFKPNTDDMRDAPSLDIVPALIAAGASVKAYDPEAMEEAKKLLDGISYCDNAYDTVEGADAMVVLTEWNEFRGMDLDRIKDALKHPIVVDLRNVYDPNEMAENGFSYSCVGRASIGGKS
- a CDS encoding phosphoglucomutase/phosphomannomutase PgmG, with the protein product MTNSAGHKFDSSVLREYDVRGVVGETLHAADANALGKAFGTMVRRSGGKRVALGRDGRLSSPELAAALAEGILSTGCDVLRIGRGPTPMLYFTVYDQKTDAGIMVTGSHNPSNYNGFKMLNAGKSVFGDAIQQLGKIAASGDFETGQGTASDIEIEDRFVERLVAELDCDVPNPMTIVWDCGNGSAGDVVRKLTAKLPGTHHLLFDDIDGNFPNHHPDPTVEANLVDLKAAVAKHNADWGVAFDGDGDRIGVIDGKGNVLWGDQLLQIYAADVLQRQPGAAIIADVKASQTLFDEVNRIGGKAIMWKTGHSLIKTKMIEEKAPIAGEMSGHIFFAERYYGYDDATYAAVRLYRILVQSGKSLAEWRAAMPVAVNTPETRIDCPDDRKFALIEEVRARLAEAGAEVSGIDGVRVSTDDGWWLLRASNTQPAIVARCEAADDAGLARLKGQVTDQLVKSGLSSDDFFAPGGGH
- a CDS encoding DnaJ domain-containing protein, producing the protein MQWLLIGIAAFIGVGFFIRWMTEAEPKEIRKIVLFLIILVLIMLAGWLLLTGKIAAMGAALAATVPFLFRMMKLGFLWPIFRRIFAASRKRAQPGSFGNRTSGAGSSSEIRTEFLHMVLDLETGQMRGGVVSGPFAGADLDSLGLDDLQSLYVDCCSATDQSRAVLEAYLERRPDCAGWQSWRQKDHGEDGAQNGGSDRNHNEQGQGGKRSSSASGMTAKEAREILGVADNATREEINRAYKKQIKAVHPDHGGSDYLASKINAARSLLLRLCKD
- the galU gene encoding UTP--glucose-1-phosphate uridylyltransferase GalU, whose protein sequence is MSKRIKKAVFPVAGMGTRFLPATKAMPKEMLPVVDKPLIQYAVEEAIAAGIEEFIFVTGRGKTAIEDHFDRSAELEAILTERGKEEALSKALEMIPENGRVTYTRQGNPLGLGHAVLCAKSLVGDEPFVVLLADDLIQSKVPCMKQMVDSYGRTGGNMVAVMDVPREEVHRYGVLEIEGTNGRLVSACGMVEKPKPEEAPSTLSAIGRYILDPGIFEVLENIPRGAGNEIQLTDALAAMIGKVPFYGYNFEGRRFDCGNKIGFLKATMSFALAREDMRDDVRQLIHEFAEGEAAQ